The Aerococcus christensenii genome segment CCATGATCATTTTATTTGGTATACTCCAACGCATGTCTTCACCCACTTATTTCTTCATAATTTATCCTTTAATTATACGGCAAATTTTAGCTTTCGTCCATGTCCCTACTTTTTACTTCTATCTCTTCTTTTTTACTTTTTTTATTGGAGAAAAGACCCGTTTTCAAGCAAGATGGCAATGCCTTGTCCGCCTCCAATACAAGCAGAAGCTAATCCAAACCGTTTCTCTGGATGATTTTTAAATTCATAGACCAAGCTCGTGATCAAACGCGCTCCCGACATGCCCAAAGGATGTCCTAAAGCAATCGCTCCTCCATTTGGATTAAAGTGTTTTTTATAATAGTCTCCTTCTTCTTCAATTCCTAATTCAATCAAGCAGCCAATCGTTTGGGAAGCAAATGCCTCATTAATTTCAAGGATATCAATATCATTTTCCAAAGTCATCTGCTGTCTTTCCAATAAACGGCGAATGGCAAAAACAGGTCCTAATCCCATATAAGCCGGATCACACCCTGTAATTTCAAAATCCACCACCCGAGCCATGAGAGGATAACTTTTTTCCTTAGCATAAGAAACTGTTGTAAACAATTCAAAACAAGCCCCATCATTCATTCCGGAAGCATTGCCTGCAGTGACAATTCCATTTTCTTCAAAGGCAGACTTTAGCCGAGAGAGAGCCTCTAAAGTCGTATCTGGTCGTGGATGGCCATCGGTATCAACTATTGTAACCTTTCCCTTTTTCCCAGTCACTTCAACCGGTACAATTTCCTCAGCCAACCGTCCACTACTCATAGCTTGGGCAGCTTTGCGTTGAGAATGAAGGGCAAAAAGATCCGCTCTTTGCCTTGTAATTCCATAGCGACGCGCTACATTCTCAGCAGTATTCCCCATATGTGGGATATCCAAGTCTCTCCCTGACGCTGAAGCAAGCCCTGCTAATTGAGAATCAATGAGAGACTGGTCTCCCATTCTAAAGCCTTCATATCGCACACTTTCAGGCAAATAATAAGGCGCCCGCGATAAAGATTCAACGCCTCCCGCAGCAACAACCTTTTTATCTGAGAAAAGCAATGAAAAACAAGCAGAAACTGCCGATTGCATGCCAGATCCACAGATGCGATTCACTGTCATCCCTGTTGAAGTCACCGGTAGCCCAACATTAAGGCCGATAATTCGCCCTAAGTTATTGCTAGTTTGGGATCCTATCACATTACCAACAATAACTTCCTCTATTTCGTCCTTTGAAACCCCGGATCGTTCAATGGCGCCTTGGAGACTGATCTCCCCCAATCGCTCAACAGGGACCGTCTTCAAATCGCCTAAATAAGCACCTATTGGAGTCCTAGCTGCTCCAATAATAACAATTTCTTCTTCTCGCTGTTTCAGCATCTCTCATCCTCCTAATTTTTTATAATTCTTCCCAAGAAGTCAATTATACAGGAGTTAAAGGAAAAAGGGGACAACAAAGTCAAATTTGTTGTCCCCTTAAAGGAAATGTTAGTCTATTTTATAGAAATATTTCTTATTTTTTAGCATCAAGATACGCTTTTAAGCCGCCCCATTCTTCTTGGAAGAGACCAGCATCCATCGTCTTCAAATCTTCTGCAATTTCTGGTTCGAAGTCCATCTTATCTAAGACATCTCCTTTGAGATCAATACCAGGTGCGATTTCAATCAAACGAACCTTGCCTTCATGAAGATCAAAGACGGCGCGTTCTGTTACATAAAGAACATGTTGGTCATTTTCAGCCGCATATTTTCCAGAGAAGGAAACTTGTTCGACTTCTTTCACAAATTTTGGACCACGTCCTTGATTATCAATGACTAATTTGCCATCTTCAACGTGAGCTTTGCCCCCAACAGTAAAGGTTCCCACAAAGACTAAGTTTTTCGTATTTTGAGAAATATTGACAAATCCACCTGGTCCTGGAACTTTAGGGCCAAACTTAGTAACATTGTTATTCCCATATTGGTCAATTTGGCCAATACCAAGAACAGATAAGCCTAAGCCACCACCATCATAAAAGTCAAATTGGTTAGCCATTGGAAGAACAGCTTCCGCGTTAAGAGAAGAACCGAAGTCTAAACCACCTGCAGGGTTCCCTCCCCAAACGCCTAACTCTAAAGTTGTTACATATTCATCTGAAACGCCTTCTTCAGCAGCGACATGAGCAACCATATCAGGGATACCGATTCCCAAATTGATCACTGAGTTTGGTAATAATTCCATAGCTGCACGACGGCCGATGACTTTCTTAGCAGATAATTTAACTGGGCCTTTGTTTCCTACTGGGACATGAATCTTATTCGCGAATTCTGCCTTATAATAAGTTCCCATAGTTTGGAAGTGATGTTCTTCTTCTTCACAAACTTCTAAGTAGTCAATTAAACCACATGGAACAAGAACTGCTTTAGGATCGAGGGTATTATTTTCAACAACCGCTTTGACTTGAGCAACCACTATCCCACCTTTACGTTTAGTAGCAAGTGCTAATTCCAATTGCTCTAAGATGCCAATTTCATCTTCAACGGTTAAGTTTCCTTTTTGATCAGCATAAGTTCCGCGGATGAAGGCCACATCAATATCTAAATCAGGATATTGCAACCATTCTTCTCCGTTTACTTCAACTAACTCTACAAGATCTTCATTGGTGCAGGCTGTTGCACGAGCGCCTTCTAATCTTGGATCAACATAGGTTTGTAACCCTACTTTTGTCAAATAAGGTTTGTGGCTTCCAATTGCCCGATAAAGTTGTGTGAAGACCCCTTGAGGGAAGAGATAAGCTTCTACTTCATTGTTAACAACTTTTTCAACCATTTTTGGTGAAGACCCAACGTGACCAGCAATCACACGTTTTACTAATCCATCGGCTACTAAATGGTCAGCCCCACGGCCAGGTTGGTTGTTACCAATCCCACTTGACCATACAGCGGTAATGTTTTGAGGATGGCCTTCTTCAGCATATCTTTCTTCTAATGCCGCTAAGAGGTCTTCAGGTAAGCCGCTTAGTCCAAAGGTAGACATAGCAAGTGTTGCATTGTCTTTCACTAATTCAGCTGCTTCACGTCTTGTGATAACCTTTTTATTTTTACCCATAACAATTCTCCTTTTTAATTAATTTTTTAATATAACACGGTTGAAGCTAACAACATGACAATTAAGGCCACTAAGTGACCACCATTGACAATAACAAATTGATGCCAGAAAGCATTCTTCAAGTTTAAACCTGTAATGTTATTGAAGGTAATCGTCACCCCAGAATGTGGAACAACGGTAATAACAGCAGAAGCTACACATGCTACCCGGTGAATCAATTCAGCAGGTACCCCCATATCGAGGTAAGATTGTGCAAAATTTTGCATCACAATTCCCAAAGTTCCAGAAGAAGATCCTGTAATACCACCTAATAGGGCAGTAGCTACAGATAACCCAATAAGTGGACTTCCTGGAATAGCCATAATTGCTTCTTTAATAATTCCAAATCCAGGAGCTGCGGTTAACACAGATCCGAAGGCTACAGAACTAGAAGTTGCAAAGGCTGAAGGAACAGCTCCATTAGCCCCTAGGTTAAGCAAAGTCATTTGATTTGAAAGATATTTACGATATAAAATAGCACTTAATAAAATTCCGACCGTCAATGCCACTAAGATAATGTTTGGCACTTTCGCAAAGGTTAAAATAATTCCAACTAAAACAATAAGTGGTAAGATCGCTAATAAAATAGGTGGATAATTGCCGTCTTCTTCTTTTGCCTCTTCTTCTACTGCTTTTTCCCCTTCTCCAAGGTAGGAGTAGAAATCTTCTCCTTTAGCAATAGAACGGTTAAGTTGAATTCTCAAATAAAATAAACCAAACACTAACAAAGTAATGATACCTACTAAACTAAGAAGAGGAGCCGCTGTTAAACTCGTCCCTAAGTAAGTTGTAGGTACAGCATTTTGAACGGAAGGTGTTCCTGGTATCATTGACATGGTCACTGTTGCCATCCCTAAGAAGAGTGGAATAGGTAAGAGTGCCCAATTCACATCCAACTTTTTAAAGATAGGACGTGCCAAAGGAACTAAGGCAAACATAACGACAAAGAGAGAAATTCCTCCATAAGTTAACAAGCCCGCAATGCCTGCAAATGCCACTAAGACTAAATAAGGATTTTCCAGACCGACTTTATCTAACACCCAGTTAGCAATAGATACGGTTGCGCGACTTTTTTCCATGTACTGTGCAAGTACCGCCCCTAATAAGAAGATTGCAAAATTCTTAATCAAAAAGCCTGCTAATCCTGTCATATAAGACGGAGATTTTCCAATTAATGCTGGGATAATATCCATTTGGTTAGTCAAAATAACAATCAAAGTAGCCAATGGAGCGGCAATAACAATATTTAACCCCTTCACTGACAAATAAATAATTGCAATAATTCCTAATGCAATTCCGATAACTCCTAGCGTCCCCATACTCATCATAATTCTTCTCCTTAAAAATAATATTTAATATACAAAGCCAATCCCCTATTCCTTATAGATGATGCTTCACTCCTATAAAATCTTTCAACCTTCAGTCACTTTTCTTATCTCACTCACCAGAAACAAATATGGCCTAGAAAATGGCAATAACAAGAGTAAAATGTTTAAAACATTCTTAATTTCTAGGCCAATTTCTTCCTAGGAGTAATCCCTTTCACTCAGTTCATAATGTTCTCCTAAATCACTCTTTTCTATAACTAAAAAGTTAGTCAATAGAAAAAGAAACAATATTGTGGTAAAATTAAAGTCTCAAGATTATTCTTTAGGAGGCTTACCATGTCAAATATTACACCCCTTGTTTTAATGGAAACCATCGTATCAGAAGGTAATATTACAGCTGCGGCTGAAAAGCTTTACGTTTCACAACCTTACTTGAGCAAAATGCTCTCTCGTTTAGAAAGTAAATACGGTTTAATTTTTTTCCAACGTCTTCCAAGATCTGTTCAAATCACTTACGCAGGTGAACAATTTCTAAAGCATCTTCGCAAAATCAATGATATCGAAGAAGATATGGTGAACGAATTTGATAAAATCGCTAACCACAAGAAAGGAAAGATTAAACTGGGAATTAACCCTGCTCTAGGTTCTTCTATCCTTCCTCTTATCATTCCTCCCTTTTTGAAAAAATATCCAGATATTCTTTTCGAATTCTATGAAGATGATGCAGATTCTATTGATCATTTGATTGAAAATCATGTGATTGATCTTTCGTTTGGTATGGCTCCTATTGACAGAACTGATCTTTTTCATCATTACATCTATACCGATGAAATGCATCTCATCATTCCTGATACTAATCCCCTTTATAATCGTAAATACGGTGCCTACACGACTATGTTTCCTTATGAGTTAGATGTCCTTAATAATCTCCCCCTCGTCCTTCTCCCAAATAAATACGGGATTCGCCGATTGATTGATATTTTCTTTGCCCGGAAGCATCTCTCTCAAAAAGTTATTTTAGAACCTGAAACTATTTATTCTGCTGTTGGACTTGCTAGAAAAGGACTAGGTGCGACTTTCGTTCCAGTAACCGGTATGCATTGGCCAAGTTTTAACCGATGCAATGTCTTTACCTTTAATAGTGATATCTTCAAATGTGATTATGTCTTCACGATTCGAAAAGACCACGTTCTCTCTCCAACACTTCAAGAATTTATTAGTGATTCCACTCGAATCTTATCCGAACTTTCGAAAGATTTTAGATTTAATATTAAAAGTAATCATTAAAAACTATTTATTTTTGAAAACTGGACGACGTTTTTCTTTAAAGGCTCTAATTCCTTCTTTAGAGTCTTCTGTTGCAAAGTTTTCTACAAAGATTTTTGTTTCAAACGGTAAAGCTTCTGAAATTTCTAAACTTGATCCTTGATTAATTGCCCGCTTAGCAGCTTGTAAACCTTGAGGAGAATTTTGAGCCATTTTTTCAGCGAATTCAATGGCTTTTTCTTGTAAAGTTTCTGAAGGGAAAACTTCATGAACTAAACCAAATTCTTTAGCTTGTTCTGCATTTAAAGTAGTCCCTGTATAAATTAAAGCTTTGGCTCTAGATTGACCGATTAAACGTTGGAGTGTTTGGGTTCCGCCACCGCCAGGAATAATTCCAATACCAATTTCAGGAAGCGCTAAGTTTAATTTTTCCCCTGCAATTCGAACGTCTGCAAACAAGGACATTTCGCAGCCGCCCCCACGTACAATCCCGTCATAAACATAGACAACAGGTTTCTTTGCAAAGTAGAAGCATGAATAGTTGCGTTTAGAAACGCGACAATATTCTTCAATTCCATTTTCTTCTTTTTGGGTAGCCAACATTTCATCAAGATCCATACCAGCGGAGAAGATCTTGCCGTTCTTTTGTTGTGCCATTGTAAAGTAAATGACAGAAACGTTATCGTCTTCATCTAAACGTTTCACAGCATCTTCAATTTCTTGAAGGTGAGCCATCTCTAAAATATTCAAAGGAGGATTATTTAAAATAATTTTCCCTACTTTGTTTTCTACAGTTACAGTTAACACTGACATAAGAGTCACTCCTTTTAAATTTTTGTGTTTCAATTCACAATAAAATTTTCGCATGTCCCTCTTCATTTCACAAATTCTTTTTTTCAGCATTTACCATAACTATTTAGGAATTCCTATGAATTCAACTTCTTTCTTCCTTTAGTTCCTTTGATTTCTAAATATTTTCTTTCAAATATCCCCTCATTATTTTTTTTATAAAGGTCTTAGTGTTTTTAATAACTAATACTTTTTTAGTAAAAGTGAAAATTTTTGCTTCATGTGTAAGAAATAACAAGTAAATTCTCGTGAAAGCCCCTTAAACTTTGCTTTTTTTAAAGTTTTTAGGTATAATATTCACACTAATATGTGAATATTTTTGTTAAATTTTTAGTTTATTTTTTGTTCTTAAATCTCATAAAAAACCTATTCGTCCTATAAATAGATTCTATGCTTTTAAAACTATGCTTTTAAAAAGCTTGAAAAATCAACGTTTTCTAGGGTCTTTTAAAAATTTTAAAAAAAACTGTTCATTTTGTATCAAAATACTGATATAATAACCTTGGTAATTGATAGGTGAAATAAAGCGCTATCTTTCATGTCACTAAGCTTTTTATCACAAAGTGCAAAAGTGGATTCAACTATCGACGTAAGCGCAATCATCTCTCACTTTCAAGCGAGTTTGTGAAGCTCGTCTCCATTTTAATTTATGGTCGTCATTATTTAAAATATTTCAAACTAAAAAGGAGGTATGTTCATGAAAATTGTTATTGTAGGTGCCGGTGCTATGGGTTGCCGGTTCGGTTTAATGTTAAAAAAAGCAGGTAAAGATGTCACATTGATTGATAGCTGGGACAAACAAGTCGAAGAAATCAGTAAGAATGGGATCAATGCTAATTACAATGGTGAAGAAGTCCACGTAGATATTCCTATCTATCACCAAAAAGCTGTAGATCCTAGCTTAAAAGCAGATCTCGTTATTATCTTTACTAAAGCTATGCAATTAGAACAAGCTCTAGAAGATACAAAATCCATTGTGACTGACAGTACACAAGTTCTTTGCCTCATGAATGGGATTGGTTACGAAGATATTCTTCGCAAATACTTCGACGGCGAACATATTATTATCGGGAATACTATGTGGACAGCTGGCTTAGAAGGCCCAGGTCATCCAAAACTATTTGGTAACGGATATGTTAACATGTTAAATCTCGGTAAGAGTGATAAAGCCGTTGAGGGTGCACAAGAAGTCGTTAAAGTCCTCGACGAAGGTGGACTTAATGCAATCTATGAAAAAGAAATCTTCTTCCTCATTTACAAGAAGATCTGCGTTAATGCTACAATGAATGGTCTATGTACCATTTTAGAAGCCAACATGGCTGATCTTGGTGAAGCTAAAGCTTCTGATCACATCGTTCGCAACATTGTTTCAGAAGTTGTTGATGTTGCGCGCGCTGAAGGTGTTGAAATGGATAAAGAAGAAATGTATCAACACGTTTATGAATGCTACAACCGTGAAACTATCGGGGCTCACTTCCCATCCATGTATCAAGACTTAGTTAAGAATAACCGTTTAACAGAAATCGACTATATTAACGGTGCTATTGCTGCTAAAGGTGAAAAATTAGGTATTCCAACCCCTTATAATCATTTCTTAACAGCATTAGTTCATACCAAAGAACAAATTTTAGGCGCTAAATAAAGCTTTTGTTTTTCACATCGACTTCTACATTTTTGACTTCTGCACTTCATTTTTTAATTTTATAGTTGAGCAAAGCCATTTATTAACCAAATATGGCAAGGAACGCAAATCATAGTATTTGTACGGCGACAGATTTTCTTCTTTCCTTGTTTCCTTATAGGTCTTTCTAAGTTTGGTTACTAATGTTTGAAATATTTTAAAAGAAAGACTCTAACTAAGGATATAATTTGCTCTGTGTTACTAATCAAAAATGTAGAGGTCTTCATTGATTTGATCCAGGGAGGTTTATATTATGGAAACTGAATCAAAAATGACTCCTAAAGTCTTTTTAAATAAAGTCTTAGGAGGGACCGCTTTAGGGGTAGTTATCGGACTTATTCCAAACGCTGTTTTATCTGGTATCCTTAAATACTTTACACACATTCCTTTAGCTGTAACCATTACTCAAATTGCAGTTATTATTCAATTAGCTACGCCAATTATCATTGGTGGTTTGATTGCTATTCAATTCGGGTTTAAGCCTATGCAAATCATGGTTACGGCAGCCTGTGCCTTTGTAGGTTCTGGGGTTATTAAATTTAATCCTCAAGTTAAGGCCTATGTCGGTGCAGGGACCGGTGACCTGATTAACACCATGATAACAGCTTCTATTGCTGTTCTCGTTTTAATGTGGGTCAAAGATAAATTTGGTTCAACGGCTGTTATTGCGATGCCAATCTTAGTCGGGTGTGGGGTTTCCCTCATCGGGGTACTCTTACTCCCTATCGTTGCTTCCTTAACAGGTGCTTTAGGTCATGTTATTAATGCGTTTACTAACTTCCAACCTATCATAATGACTATTCTCATTAGCTGTGCTTTCGCGCTTATTATCATCTCCCCAGTTTCTACTGTGGCTATCGG includes the following:
- a CDS encoding thiolase family protein; the protein is MLKQREEEIVIIGAARTPIGAYLGDLKTVPVERLGEISLQGAIERSGVSKDEIEEVIVGNVIGSQTSNNLGRIIGLNVGLPVTSTGMTVNRICGSGMQSAVSACFSLLFSDKKVVAAGGVESLSRAPYYLPESVRYEGFRMGDQSLIDSQLAGLASASGRDLDIPHMGNTAENVARRYGITRQRADLFALHSQRKAAQAMSSGRLAEEIVPVEVTGKKGKVTIVDTDGHPRPDTTLEALSRLKSAFEENGIVTAGNASGMNDGACFELFTTVSYAKEKSYPLMARVVDFEITGCDPAYMGLGPVFAIRRLLERQQMTLENDIDILEINEAFASQTIGCLIELGIEEEGDYYKKHFNPNGGAIALGHPLGMSGARLITSLVYEFKNHPEKRFGLASACIGGGQGIAILLENGSFLQ
- a CDS encoding acyl CoA:acetate/3-ketoacid CoA transferase; protein product: MGKNKKVITRREAAELVKDNATLAMSTFGLSGLPEDLLAALEERYAEEGHPQNITAVWSSGIGNNQPGRGADHLVADGLVKRVIAGHVGSSPKMVEKVVNNEVEAYLFPQGVFTQLYRAIGSHKPYLTKVGLQTYVDPRLEGARATACTNEDLVELVEVNGEEWLQYPDLDIDVAFIRGTYADQKGNLTVEDEIGILEQLELALATKRKGGIVVAQVKAVVENNTLDPKAVLVPCGLIDYLEVCEEEEHHFQTMGTYYKAEFANKIHVPVGNKGPVKLSAKKVIGRRAAMELLPNSVINLGIGIPDMVAHVAAEEGVSDEYVTTLELGVWGGNPAGGLDFGSSLNAEAVLPMANQFDFYDGGGLGLSVLGIGQIDQYGNNNVTKFGPKVPGPGGFVNISQNTKNLVFVGTFTVGGKAHVEDGKLVIDNQGRGPKFVKEVEQVSFSGKYAAENDQHVLYVTERAVFDLHEGKVRLIEIAPGIDLKGDVLDKMDFEPEIAEDLKTMDAGLFQEEWGGLKAYLDAKK
- a CDS encoding GntP family permease; the encoded protein is MGTLGVIGIALGIIAIIYLSVKGLNIVIAAPLATLIVILTNQMDIIPALIGKSPSYMTGLAGFLIKNFAIFLLGAVLAQYMEKSRATVSIANWVLDKVGLENPYLVLVAFAGIAGLLTYGGISLFVVMFALVPLARPIFKKLDVNWALLPIPLFLGMATVTMSMIPGTPSVQNAVPTTYLGTSLTAAPLLSLVGIITLLVFGLFYLRIQLNRSIAKGEDFYSYLGEGEKAVEEEAKEEDGNYPPILLAILPLIVLVGIILTFAKVPNIILVALTVGILLSAILYRKYLSNQMTLLNLGANGAVPSAFATSSSVAFGSVLTAAPGFGIIKEAIMAIPGSPLIGLSVATALLGGITGSSSGTLGIVMQNFAQSYLDMGVPAELIHRVACVASAVITVVPHSGVTITFNNITGLNLKNAFWHQFVIVNGGHLVALIVMLLASTVLY
- a CDS encoding LysR family transcriptional regulator; translation: MSNITPLVLMETIVSEGNITAAAEKLYVSQPYLSKMLSRLESKYGLIFFQRLPRSVQITYAGEQFLKHLRKINDIEEDMVNEFDKIANHKKGKIKLGINPALGSSILPLIIPPFLKKYPDILFEFYEDDADSIDHLIENHVIDLSFGMAPIDRTDLFHHYIYTDEMHLIIPDTNPLYNRKYGAYTTMFPYELDVLNNLPLVLLPNKYGIRRLIDIFFARKHLSQKVILEPETIYSAVGLARKGLGATFVPVTGMHWPSFNRCNVFTFNSDIFKCDYVFTIRKDHVLSPTLQEFISDSTRILSELSKDFRFNIKSNH
- a CDS encoding enoyl-CoA hydratase/isomerase family protein; this translates as MSVLTVTVENKVGKIILNNPPLNILEMAHLQEIEDAVKRLDEDDNVSVIYFTMAQQKNGKIFSAGMDLDEMLATQKEENGIEEYCRVSKRNYSCFYFAKKPVVYVYDGIVRGGGCEMSLFADVRIAGEKLNLALPEIGIGIIPGGGGTQTLQRLIGQSRAKALIYTGTTLNAEQAKEFGLVHEVFPSETLQEKAIEFAEKMAQNSPQGLQAAKRAINQGSSLEISEALPFETKIFVENFATEDSKEGIRAFKEKRRPVFKNK
- a CDS encoding 2-dehydropantoate 2-reductase; translated protein: MKIVIVGAGAMGCRFGLMLKKAGKDVTLIDSWDKQVEEISKNGINANYNGEEVHVDIPIYHQKAVDPSLKADLVIIFTKAMQLEQALEDTKSIVTDSTQVLCLMNGIGYEDILRKYFDGEHIIIGNTMWTAGLEGPGHPKLFGNGYVNMLNLGKSDKAVEGAQEVVKVLDEGGLNAIYEKEIFFLIYKKICVNATMNGLCTILEANMADLGEAKASDHIVRNIVSEVVDVARAEGVEMDKEEMYQHVYECYNRETIGAHFPSMYQDLVKNNRLTEIDYINGAIAAKGEKLGIPTPYNHFLTALVHTKEQILGAK
- a CDS encoding PTS sugar transporter subunit IIC, producing the protein METESKMTPKVFLNKVLGGTALGVVIGLIPNAVLSGILKYFTHIPLAVTITQIAVIIQLATPIIIGGLIAIQFGFKPMQIMVTAACAFVGSGVIKFNPQVKAYVGAGTGDLINTMITASIAVLVLMWVKDKFGSTAVIAMPILVGCGVSLIGVLLLPIVASLTGALGHVINAFTNFQPIIMTILISCAFALIIISPVSTVAIGLAIQLNGISAGAAAMGVGASAVILVIHSWKVNDSGVTLAIALGGMKLMMPNLFKYPIIMIPVLFTAAFSAIPVSIFNVLGTPQSAGFGLVGIVGPLASIDAGLSVISAVIVWLIIPIIAGLVAYFLFAKMLKLYDPNVVFKFQGN